A genomic region of Desulfuromonas sp. TF contains the following coding sequences:
- the atpF gene encoding F0F1 ATP synthase subunit B, producing MNKGRLISAVAGLLLISASAALAATGEGHHVDSGVLLKDFLYRCLNFAIMAGILGYFITKPIRRGMAARREEIAKNLREARAAKEEAESKFAEYDRKLSKASAEIEEIYASIRKEGELEREKILANAREMAEKIGQEAEKTAANEVGKARARLREEAALMAIEIAEELLKKNFTREDHSRLVDEYLQKVGELH from the coding sequence ATGAATAAAGGACGCCTGATATCCGCTGTCGCCGGCCTGTTGCTGATCTCGGCATCAGCGGCTCTGGCCGCCACCGGCGAGGGTCACCACGTCGACAGCGGCGTGCTGCTTAAGGACTTTCTGTACCGCTGCCTGAATTTTGCCATAATGGCCGGAATTCTAGGCTATTTCATCACCAAGCCGATTCGCAGGGGGATGGCCGCTCGACGGGAGGAGATCGCGAAGAATCTTCGCGAAGCCAGAGCCGCCAAGGAAGAAGCCGAATCCAAATTCGCCGAGTACGACCGCAAGCTCAGCAAGGCGTCGGCGGAAATCGAGGAGATTTACGCCTCCATCAGAAAAGAAGGGGAGCTGGAGAGGGAGAAGATCCTGGCCAATGCCAGGGAAATGGCCGAGAAGATCGGACAGGAAGCCGAAAAGACCGCTGCCAACGAGGTGGGCAAAGCCCGGGCTCGACTGCGCGAGGAAGCCGCCCTTATGGCCATCGAGATCGCCGAGGAACTGTTGAAGAAGAATTTCACGCGGGAAGATCATTCCCGTCTGGTAGATGAATACCTGCAGAAGGTGGGAGAACTACATTGA